In a single window of the Pyrococcus sp. NA2 genome:
- a CDS encoding nucleotidyltransferase domain-containing protein, whose product MSLKEKLINSIIERGRKRYIMIKNYHLYLPAIKKACNSIFGSCEVYVFGSVLTGKFTAGSDVDLLIKVPRAPKSPRERAELKAKIEELAGLPDYHPFEFHIVDEEGFKWYVEKLKINLKRVE is encoded by the coding sequence AGAAAAATTAATCAACTCGATAATTGAGCGTGGAAGAAAGAGATACATCATGATAAAAAACTACCACCTCTACTTACCAGCAATAAAGAAGGCTTGTAATAGTATTTTTGGTAGTTGTGAGGTCTATGTATTTGGAAGTGTCCTAACAGGAAAATTCACCGCTGGAAGTGACGTTGATTTGCTAATAAAGGTTCCAAGAGCTCCTAAAAGTCCCCGAGAAAGGGCCGAACTTAAGGCTAAAATAGAGGAGCTTGCTGGTTTACCTGATTATCATCCCTTTGAGTTCCACATAGTTGATGAAGAGGGCTTTAAATGGTATGTAGAAAAGTTGAAAATCAATTTGAAGAGGGTTGAATAA